One Streptomyces fagopyri DNA window includes the following coding sequences:
- a CDS encoding Bax inhibitor-1/YccA family protein encodes MKSSNPVFARRGFARDGGRAARGSRHPQAVGASVGSPAGAEAYGPHTVNPYAEDGPRGPRVSKDAPPQDRSQAAPIDGAMTIDDVVARSALTLGTVALTAVLSWVLLPVHDAGTGRSYGIAAGAALVAFALSLVQSFRREPSPALILAYAAFEGVFLGVISHTTSEYVAPGAVVQAVLGTLTVFAGVLIAYRLRWIRVTHRFHGFVLASATGFLLLMVVDLCASAFGGGGGLGFDSGALGILFGAVGILLGACFLALDFRQVEDGIAYGAPRKESWLAAFGLTVTLVWIYLEALRVLSILIQQNDD; translated from the coding sequence ATGAAGAGCAGCAATCCGGTCTTCGCCCGACGGGGGTTCGCGCGCGACGGCGGCCGGGCCGCGCGAGGCTCCCGGCACCCGCAGGCTGTCGGCGCGTCGGTCGGGTCCCCGGCCGGCGCCGAGGCGTACGGGCCCCACACGGTGAACCCGTACGCCGAGGACGGCCCCCGAGGCCCGCGGGTGTCGAAGGACGCTCCGCCACAGGACCGTTCCCAGGCCGCACCGATCGACGGCGCGATGACGATCGACGACGTAGTGGCGCGTTCGGCCCTGACACTCGGCACGGTCGCGCTCACCGCGGTGCTCTCCTGGGTCCTGCTGCCCGTCCACGACGCGGGCACCGGCCGGTCGTACGGCATAGCGGCGGGCGCGGCCCTGGTCGCGTTCGCCCTCTCGCTCGTCCAGTCCTTCAGACGCGAGCCGTCACCTGCCCTGATCCTGGCGTACGCGGCGTTCGAGGGCGTGTTCCTCGGCGTGATCTCCCACACGACCTCGGAGTACGTCGCACCCGGCGCGGTCGTCCAGGCGGTCCTGGGCACCCTGACGGTCTTCGCCGGCGTACTGATCGCCTACAGGTTGCGCTGGATCCGCGTCACCCACCGCTTCCACGGCTTCGTCCTGGCCTCCGCCACCGGCTTCCTGCTCCTGATGGTGGTCGACCTGTGCGCTTCCGCGTTCGGCGGCGGCGGTGGCCTCGGCTTCGACAGCGGGGCCCTCGGCATCCTCTTCGGCGCCGTCGGCATCCTCCTCGGTGCCTGCTTCCTGGCGCTGGACTTCAGGCAGGTCGAGGACGGCATCGCGTACGGCGCCCCCAGGAAGGAGTCGTGGCTCGCGGCGTTCGGGCTCACGGTGACCTTGGTGTGGATCTACCTGGAGGCACTGCGCGTGCTGTCGATCCTGATCCAGCAGAACGACGACTGA
- a CDS encoding TetR/AcrR family transcriptional regulator, whose amino-acid sequence MPKPSKREDLLVSAMETFHARGFHGTGIKEIADAAGAPKGSFYNHFSSKEECAIEALRLFGAERRLDMLADTTSPPLERIRRHFEFLRDETVDRDFTRGCMFGNFATGVVDHSEEIRSAVADSLQTWSGALAVALTEARRDGAVRADLDPDSTARFLVNTWEGTLIEARATKSAAAFDTFFSMVFEVVLR is encoded by the coding sequence GTGCCCAAGCCGTCCAAGCGTGAAGACCTGCTGGTGTCCGCCATGGAGACGTTCCACGCCCGCGGCTTCCACGGGACCGGCATCAAGGAGATCGCGGACGCCGCCGGAGCGCCGAAGGGGTCGTTCTACAACCACTTCTCCAGCAAGGAGGAGTGTGCCATCGAGGCCCTGAGGCTCTTCGGGGCCGAGCGGCGCCTGGACATGCTCGCCGACACCACGTCGCCCCCGCTGGAGAGGATCCGCCGGCACTTCGAGTTCCTGCGGGACGAGACCGTCGACCGGGACTTCACGCGGGGCTGCATGTTCGGCAACTTCGCCACGGGCGTGGTCGACCACAGCGAGGAGATCCGCTCGGCGGTCGCGGACAGCCTTCAGACATGGAGCGGCGCGCTCGCGGTGGCGCTGACGGAGGCCCGCCGCGACGGCGCGGTACGGGCGGACCTCGACCCGGACTCCACGGCTCGCTTCCTCGTCAACACCTGGGAGGGAACCCTGATCGAGGCCCGCGCCACCAAGTCCGCCGCCGCTTTCGACACGTTCTTCAGCATGGTCTTCGAAGTGGTCCTGCGCTGA
- a CDS encoding mycothiol-dependent nitroreductase Rv2466c family protein codes for MNDDSLSRTPVDFWFDPVCPWTWLTSRWLLEVREARPVTVNWHVMSLAVLNEGRLDELPEHNRVLMGQAWAPVRVLIAAARDHGPAVLEPLYTALGTRFHLRAEPRTRPTVEAALRDAGLPVSLADAGDTDAYDLELRASHREAIDLVGSDVGSPVIAVPGAGTDKVAFFGPVVTPAPRGEEAARLWDATLTVASTPGFYEIKRTRTVGPLFD; via the coding sequence ATGAACGACGACTCCCTCTCCCGCACTCCCGTCGACTTCTGGTTCGACCCGGTGTGCCCCTGGACCTGGCTGACCTCCCGCTGGCTGCTGGAGGTGCGCGAGGCCCGGCCCGTCACCGTCAACTGGCACGTCATGAGCCTGGCCGTCCTCAACGAGGGCCGCCTCGACGAACTGCCCGAGCACAACCGGGTCCTGATGGGCCAGGCATGGGCACCGGTACGAGTCCTGATCGCCGCCGCCCGGGACCACGGCCCCGCCGTACTGGAGCCCCTCTACACCGCCCTCGGAACCCGCTTCCATCTGCGGGCGGAGCCGAGGACGCGCCCGACCGTCGAGGCCGCGCTGCGCGACGCCGGACTGCCCGTGAGCCTCGCCGACGCGGGTGACACCGACGCCTACGACCTGGAGCTGCGCGCCTCCCACCGCGAGGCCATCGACCTCGTCGGGTCCGACGTGGGCAGCCCCGTCATCGCGGTCCCCGGAGCCGGCACGGACAAGGTCGCGTTCTTCGGTCCCGTCGTCACCCCGGCGCCTCGGGGCGAGGAGGCCGCGCGGCTGTGGGACGCGACGCTGACCGTCGCCTCCACACCCGGCTTCTACGAGATCAAGCGGACCAGGACGGTCGGCCCGCTGTTCGACTAG
- a CDS encoding nitronate monooxygenase produces MNSLLDALGVTTPVLAAPMAGGATTTALVAAAARAGGLGFVPAGYASARTLAERVAAARAERVPFGVNVFAPNPLPVDRAAFDRYATLVQATADRHHVDLSGQVPVEDDDAFAEKVGLLAEDPVPVVSFTFGIPGRAVVARLRAAGSLVAQTVTGVAEARAAAEAGVDVLVVQAAAAGGHSGTLTPRLSPPDVPVTDLIAMVRHAVGLPLIAAGGLGTPEDVALVMAAGAQAAMVGTVLLRTEESGASAVHQAALADPAGRGTVLTRAFTGRPARALRNRFTDLYGDHAPYGYPALHHLTGPLRKQAAAAGDAGTLHLWAGTGHRRARREGAGQTLTRLAAAL; encoded by the coding sequence ATGAACAGTCTGCTCGACGCCCTCGGCGTCACGACGCCGGTTCTGGCCGCGCCCATGGCGGGTGGTGCCACGACCACCGCGCTGGTCGCGGCCGCGGCCCGCGCCGGAGGTCTCGGCTTCGTCCCGGCCGGTTACGCCTCCGCGCGGACGCTGGCCGAGCGCGTCGCCGCGGCGCGCGCCGAGCGGGTCCCGTTCGGCGTCAACGTGTTCGCGCCGAATCCGCTGCCGGTGGACCGCGCCGCGTTCGACCGCTACGCCACGCTCGTCCAGGCGACGGCCGACCGGCACCACGTCGACCTGAGCGGGCAGGTCCCGGTCGAGGACGACGACGCCTTCGCCGAGAAGGTCGGTCTGCTCGCCGAGGACCCCGTGCCGGTGGTCAGCTTCACGTTCGGGATCCCCGGACGGGCCGTGGTGGCCAGGCTGCGCGCGGCGGGAAGCCTGGTGGCCCAGACGGTCACCGGGGTGGCGGAGGCACGCGCCGCGGCCGAAGCCGGTGTGGACGTCCTCGTGGTGCAGGCCGCGGCGGCGGGCGGCCACTCCGGCACCCTGACACCGAGGCTGTCGCCGCCCGACGTACCGGTGACCGACCTGATCGCCATGGTCCGCCACGCCGTCGGTCTGCCGTTGATCGCCGCGGGCGGCCTCGGCACGCCCGAGGACGTCGCGCTCGTCATGGCCGCCGGCGCCCAGGCCGCCATGGTCGGTACGGTCCTCCTGCGCACCGAGGAGAGCGGGGCCTCCGCTGTCCACCAGGCCGCTCTCGCCGACCCCGCTGGCCGAGGCACCGTGCTGACCCGGGCCTTCACCGGCCGCCCGGCCCGTGCACTGCGCAACCGCTTCACCGACCTGTACGGCGACCACGCACCGTACGGGTATCCGGCGCTGCATCACCTCACCGGCCCGCTCCGCAAGCAGGCCGCCGCGGCGGGCGACGCCGGCACGCTGCACCTGTGGGCGGGCACCGGCCACCGCCGGGCACGTCGCGAAGGGGCCGGGCAGACCTTGACCCGCCTGGCCGCGGCGCTGTGA
- a CDS encoding MBL fold metallo-hydrolase — protein sequence MDTRQHATGAAAAEGRRPVTVRLLGGPTALIEIGGLRLLTDPAFEPPGRAADGTRTAAGPRCSAADVEAMGPLHAVLLSHGRYADSLGAAGERLLATVPVTFTTTCTADRLGGTAVGLRPWYHLTLARPDGGCLKVTATAARDGGRQGRAGDERERGPGAGPVIGFVLTGPDVPTIYVSGDDAPSLDIASEVADRFGPVELALLGDARHVPSDPLPMPVALRAARAAEILGARTVIPVRPEAWEHCATAPGTQREAVARHGLLDRLLLLAPGTPATL from the coding sequence ATGGACACCCGACAGCACGCCACCGGTGCGGCAGCCGCCGAAGGCCGGCGGCCGGTCACGGTGCGGCTGCTCGGCGGACCGACCGCGCTCATCGAGATCGGGGGGCTGCGGCTGCTCACCGACCCCGCCTTCGAGCCTCCCGGCCGGGCCGCCGACGGCACCCGCACGGCGGCCGGGCCCCGCTGTTCCGCGGCTGACGTCGAGGCGATGGGCCCGCTCCACGCCGTACTCCTGTCGCACGGCCGGTACGCCGACAGCCTCGGCGCCGCCGGTGAGCGCCTGCTCGCGACGGTCCCGGTGACGTTCACCACGACCTGTACCGCGGACCGCCTCGGCGGCACCGCCGTCGGCCTGCGGCCCTGGTACCACCTGACGCTGGCCCGGCCGGACGGCGGTTGCCTCAAGGTCACCGCGACCGCGGCCCGTGACGGCGGCCGGCAGGGACGCGCGGGGGACGAGCGCGAGCGCGGCCCCGGTGCCGGACCTGTGATCGGCTTCGTACTGACCGGGCCGGACGTTCCGACGATCTACGTCAGCGGAGACGACGCGCCGTCGTTGGACATCGCGAGCGAGGTCGCCGACCGCTTCGGGCCCGTCGAGCTGGCCTTGCTGGGGGACGCCCGCCACGTCCCGTCGGACCCTCTGCCGATGCCCGTCGCCCTGCGAGCGGCCCGTGCCGCCGAGATCCTCGGCGCACGCACGGTCATTCCGGTCCGCCCCGAGGCCTGGGAGCACTGCGCGACGGCACCCGGCACCCAGCGCGAGGCGGTCGCCCGGCACGGCCTCCTGGACCGGCTGCTCCTGCTGGCCCCAGGCACGCCCGCCACCCTCTGA
- a CDS encoding YbfB/YjiJ family MFS transporter, which produces MSATLPRRSADRSEGLLASPWVHVGQAAAALAVGMGVGRFVYTPILPLMHAQAGLSAGGGANLATANYVGYLLGALVGILRPALVRSPQVLRGSLIVLTGTLAAMPLTHSTAVWIALRLTAGVASALVFVIAVSSLLSHLRDHPAHLPGWAFGGVGAGIALSGLLVLALRSVADWQAAWWGSAGLAVVFTALSWNLRVELPPAEVTDPGAVTPARSARTHRWFTALFVGYTLEGVGYIVAGTFLVAAIDQASPGWIGSGAWVLVGLAAVPSSALWAWLGRRWSRPDLLFAALVIQAAGIALPALVGGVAAALISAFLFGATFLGIGTIALATGAHLRFPRSVALLTAGYSVGQIIGPLAVTPLLHHGYHQALILAAAVVLVAALAAVVLRIGFPHRMADEPAGERRAHPTA; this is translated from the coding sequence ATGAGCGCAACCCTCCCGCGACGCTCCGCGGACCGGTCGGAGGGCCTGCTCGCCTCTCCCTGGGTCCACGTCGGTCAGGCGGCGGCGGCCCTGGCGGTCGGCATGGGCGTCGGGCGCTTCGTCTACACACCGATCCTTCCCCTGATGCACGCTCAGGCGGGTCTGTCCGCCGGGGGCGGCGCGAACCTCGCCACCGCGAACTACGTCGGCTATCTGCTGGGCGCGCTCGTCGGCATCCTGCGCCCCGCGCTGGTGCGTTCACCCCAGGTCCTGCGCGGCTCCCTGATCGTGCTGACCGGCACGCTGGCGGCGATGCCCCTCACCCACAGCACCGCCGTGTGGATCGCCCTGCGACTGACGGCCGGCGTGGCCAGCGCCCTCGTGTTCGTCATCGCCGTCAGTTCCCTGCTCAGTCACCTGCGCGACCACCCCGCGCACCTGCCCGGCTGGGCCTTCGGCGGCGTCGGCGCGGGGATCGCCCTGTCCGGTCTGCTGGTCCTCGCCCTGCGCTCGGTCGCCGACTGGCAGGCCGCGTGGTGGGGTTCCGCCGGCCTCGCGGTGGTCTTCACCGCCCTGTCGTGGAACCTGCGGGTCGAACTGCCGCCCGCCGAGGTCACGGACCCCGGGGCCGTCACTCCGGCGCGGTCGGCGCGCACGCACCGCTGGTTCACCGCGCTGTTCGTCGGCTACACCCTGGAGGGTGTCGGCTACATCGTGGCCGGAACCTTCCTGGTCGCCGCGATCGACCAGGCGTCCCCGGGCTGGATCGGCAGCGGCGCCTGGGTGCTGGTCGGCCTGGCGGCCGTGCCCTCCTCGGCCCTGTGGGCCTGGCTGGGGCGCCGCTGGTCCCGCCCGGACCTGCTGTTCGCCGCGCTCGTGATCCAGGCCGCCGGTATCGCGCTGCCCGCTCTGGTCGGTGGAGTGGCGGCGGCGCTGATCTCCGCGTTCCTGTTCGGCGCGACGTTCCTCGGGATCGGTACCATCGCGCTGGCCACCGGGGCCCATCTGCGGTTCCCCCGCTCGGTGGCCCTGCTGACCGCGGGATACTCCGTCGGTCAGATCATCGGGCCGCTGGCCGTCACGCCCCTGCTCCACCACGGTTACCACCAGGCCTTGATCCTGGCCGCGGCCGTCGTCCTCGTCGCCGCTCTCGCCGCGGTCGTCCTCCGGATCGGATTCCCCCACCGCATGGCCGACGAGCCGGCCGGCGAACGACGCGCCCACCCGACTGCGTAG
- a CDS encoding acyltransferase family protein, translating into MPGLDGIRGLAALYVVLFHCWLLTFPGFPRDSGPSWLGWLMYGRLAVVLFLALSGFSLAISAARKGWRLGSLSGFLRRRAWRILPPYWAALVFSLVVARAVVPASHFGPPTGGSILVYGLVAQDMYTAPTPNGAFWSIGVEAELYLVFPLLLLIRRRLGAVVLLGGVTLLVVARGLTANGALPVEGPNGLTPNLAPVFVAGLVGAGVVVASERVRSLPWHWLAALAALPVLALVVAKGSVWTVAHYFWVDLAVVPAMTLLLVAVSTGKPRALTKLLSTRPVRSLGNFSYSLYLIHLPIVMVVVRKVAPHYVSPGLPTFWFTLALGLPASVLGAWLFSEVFEMPFKRNRSWRFMLAEGRARWNATRPGLRRPVRPGRPEEN; encoded by the coding sequence GTGCCGGGCCTCGACGGAATCCGCGGCCTGGCCGCGTTGTACGTCGTCCTCTTTCACTGCTGGCTGCTGACCTTCCCGGGTTTCCCCCGCGACTCGGGCCCCTCCTGGCTCGGCTGGTTGATGTACGGACGTCTCGCCGTCGTCCTCTTTCTGGCACTGTCCGGTTTCTCCCTGGCCATCTCGGCAGCGCGCAAAGGATGGCGGCTGGGAAGCCTCTCCGGGTTCCTCCGTCGGCGCGCCTGGCGCATCCTGCCTCCCTACTGGGCGGCACTGGTGTTCAGCCTGGTGGTCGCCCGGGCGGTGGTGCCCGCGTCGCACTTCGGACCACCGACCGGCGGATCGATCCTGGTCTACGGTCTCGTGGCCCAGGACATGTACACGGCCCCGACACCGAACGGGGCGTTCTGGTCGATCGGCGTGGAGGCGGAGCTCTATCTCGTCTTCCCGCTTCTCCTGCTGATCCGCAGACGCCTCGGGGCGGTGGTCCTGCTCGGGGGCGTCACTCTCCTGGTCGTCGCGCGCGGGCTGACGGCGAACGGCGCGTTGCCGGTGGAAGGCCCGAACGGGCTGACCCCGAATCTCGCTCCCGTGTTCGTCGCCGGCCTGGTCGGCGCGGGAGTGGTGGTCGCGTCGGAGAGGGTCCGGAGTCTGCCCTGGCACTGGCTGGCCGCCCTGGCCGCTCTGCCGGTCCTGGCCCTCGTAGTCGCCAAGGGGTCGGTCTGGACCGTGGCCCACTACTTCTGGGTGGACCTCGCGGTGGTCCCCGCCATGACGCTGCTCCTGGTGGCGGTCTCCACGGGGAAGCCCCGAGCACTCACCAAGCTCCTCAGTACGCGCCCGGTGCGCAGCCTCGGCAACTTCTCGTACAGCCTGTACCTCATCCATCTGCCGATCGTCATGGTCGTCGTTCGCAAGGTCGCCCCGCATTACGTGTCACCGGGACTGCCCACGTTCTGGTTCACCCTCGCGCTGGGACTGCCGGCCTCGGTGCTGGGAGCGTGGCTCTTCTCCGAGGTCTTCGAGATGCCCTTCAAGCGCAACCGCTCCTGGAGGTTCATGCTCGCGGAGGGACGTGCTCGCTGGAACGCGACCCGTCCGGGTCTCCGCCGGCCGGTTCGCCCCGGACGGCCTGAGGAGAACTGA
- a CDS encoding VOC family protein — translation MDMKLEVVVVPVADVDRARAFYEKLGWRLDADFTDGEDFRVVQFTPPGSPCSIIFGTRISAATPGSSEGLHLVVPDIEAARAELADRGVEVSEVFHDAGGVFHRAGTEGRVTGPDPERRSYSSFLSFSDPDGNGWVLQEITTRLPGR, via the coding sequence ATGGACATGAAACTCGAGGTCGTGGTGGTGCCGGTCGCCGACGTCGACCGGGCCAGAGCCTTCTACGAGAAGCTCGGATGGCGGCTCGACGCCGACTTCACCGACGGGGAGGACTTCCGGGTGGTGCAGTTCACGCCGCCCGGCTCGCCCTGTTCGATCATCTTCGGCACCAGGATCAGCGCGGCCACGCCCGGCTCCTCGGAGGGCCTGCACCTCGTCGTCCCCGACATCGAGGCGGCCCGCGCCGAGCTCGCGGACCGTGGCGTCGAGGTGAGCGAGGTGTTCCACGACGCGGGCGGAGTGTTCCACCGCGCCGGAACCGAGGGCCGGGTCACGGGCCCGGATCCGGAACGCCGGAGCTACTCCTCGTTCCTGTCGTTCAGCGATCCGGACGGCAACGGGTGGGTGCTCCAGGAGATCACGACGCGACTTCCGGGGCGGTGA
- a CDS encoding alcohol dehydrogenase catalytic domain-containing protein, which yields MSTYQAFEVTGARQFAWTTRELVAPRPGHVRIKVESCGVCHSDVLAVEGLRADPSRPVVPGHEVVGTIDAVGEGVRAWQVGERVGVGFLAGHCGECDPCRRGDFVNCADQEQTGTTVDGGYAEVMYARSNALARIPEGISPAEAAPLLCAGLTSLSALRQLDNRPGSLVAVQGIGGLGHLAVQYAARLGHRVVAIARGTEKASLAASLGADEYIDSAAEHPGEALARLGGADGIVATAASGGSMTPLLTGLAPRGRMIVVGVGTDPISVSTPDLVLSTRTITGSLTGTPIENEDNLAFSVRHGVLPLIERMPLADAPKAYEHMMSGEARFRVVLDAVRA from the coding sequence GTGTCGACGTACCAGGCATTCGAAGTCACCGGAGCACGGCAGTTCGCATGGACCACCCGTGAACTCGTCGCGCCCCGCCCGGGCCACGTACGCATCAAGGTGGAGAGCTGCGGTGTGTGCCACTCCGACGTGCTCGCCGTCGAAGGACTCAGGGCCGATCCGTCGCGGCCCGTAGTCCCGGGTCACGAGGTCGTCGGCACCATCGACGCCGTGGGCGAGGGAGTGCGGGCGTGGCAGGTCGGCGAGCGGGTGGGCGTCGGTTTCCTGGCCGGTCACTGCGGTGAGTGCGACCCGTGCCGGCGCGGCGACTTCGTCAACTGCGCCGACCAGGAGCAGACGGGGACGACCGTCGACGGCGGATACGCCGAGGTGATGTACGCCAGGTCCAACGCGCTGGCCCGGATCCCGGAGGGCATCTCGCCGGCCGAGGCGGCTCCCCTGCTGTGCGCCGGCCTGACGAGCCTCAGCGCCCTGCGGCAGCTGGACAACCGGCCCGGGTCGCTCGTGGCCGTACAGGGCATCGGAGGTCTCGGACATCTCGCGGTGCAGTACGCGGCCCGGCTCGGACACCGGGTCGTGGCGATCGCCCGCGGGACGGAGAAGGCGTCGCTGGCGGCCTCCCTCGGCGCGGACGAGTACATCGACAGCGCCGCCGAGCACCCCGGCGAGGCGCTGGCGCGGCTGGGCGGCGCCGACGGCATCGTCGCGACGGCGGCCAGCGGCGGTTCGATGACCCCCCTTCTCACCGGGCTCGCCCCGCGCGGCCGCATGATCGTGGTGGGGGTCGGCACCGACCCGATATCGGTCTCCACACCGGACCTCGTGCTCAGCACGCGGACCATCACCGGGAGCCTGACGGGAACACCGATCGAGAACGAGGACAACCTGGCCTTCAGCGTGCGGCACGGGGTCCTTCCGCTGATCGAGCGGATGCCCCTGGCCGACGCGCCGAAGGCCTACGAGCACATGATGTCCGGCGAGGCGCGGTTCCGCGTCGTGCTCGATGCCGTACGGGCCTGA
- a CDS encoding D-cysteine desulfhydrase family protein: MSDKIALSTWPTPLERVPRLAAALGLGEDDLWIKRDDLIGLGGGGNKVRKLEWTVGAALAAGADTLVTTGAAQSNHARLTAAAGARLGLDVVLVFPGTPDSAVNGSGNLVLDGLFGARVFWAGDSDPSTMADVTDEVCRRLRHDGARPFAIPFGGSSPLGARGYVDGGAELLSQLPDVEHVVVALGSGGTMAGLIGALGERRVLGVHCGAVAEPAVTVADLTTALTGRDIAPGSLRIRTDQVGAGYGVLHEPVLAAMRTAALTEGLVLDPVYSGRAMAGLIAAVRDGDIRPAQRSVLLHTGGLPGLFGHTETVHRTVDSLRSYGSERTPPHTSA; encoded by the coding sequence ATGAGTGACAAGATCGCCCTCTCGACCTGGCCCACCCCGCTGGAGCGTGTGCCGCGGCTGGCGGCGGCACTGGGGCTGGGCGAGGACGACCTCTGGATCAAGCGGGACGACCTGATCGGTCTGGGGGGCGGCGGCAACAAGGTCCGCAAGCTGGAGTGGACCGTCGGCGCCGCTCTCGCCGCCGGCGCGGACACCCTGGTCACCACCGGCGCCGCGCAGAGCAACCACGCGCGTCTCACCGCGGCCGCCGGCGCCCGCCTCGGGCTCGACGTCGTGCTCGTCTTCCCCGGCACCCCCGACAGCGCCGTGAACGGCTCCGGCAACCTCGTCCTCGACGGTCTCTTCGGAGCCAGGGTCTTCTGGGCCGGCGACAGCGATCCGAGCACGATGGCCGACGTCACCGACGAGGTCTGCCGCCGGTTGCGCCACGACGGAGCGCGTCCCTTCGCCATCCCCTTCGGCGGGTCAAGTCCCCTCGGCGCACGGGGATATGTGGACGGCGGTGCGGAGTTGCTCTCCCAACTGCCCGACGTGGAGCACGTCGTGGTCGCCCTGGGTTCGGGCGGCACCATGGCGGGACTGATCGGCGCGCTCGGGGAGCGGCGTGTCCTCGGGGTTCACTGCGGGGCGGTGGCGGAGCCCGCCGTCACCGTCGCCGATCTCACGACCGCGCTGACCGGCCGCGACATCGCCCCCGGGTCCCTGCGGATCCGCACCGACCAGGTGGGCGCGGGGTACGGGGTGCTGCACGAACCGGTCCTGGCGGCGATGCGAACCGCCGCGCTCACCGAGGGTCTCGTCCTGGACCCGGTCTACAGCGGGCGTGCCATGGCCGGCCTGATCGCCGCGGTCCGCGACGGTGACATCCGCCCGGCGCAACGCAGCGTCCTTCTCCACACCGGCGGACTGCCGGGCCTGTTCGGGCACACGGAGACCGTGCACCGCACCGTCGACAGCCTGCGCTCCTACGGGTCCGAGCGGACGCCGCCGCACACCAGCGCCTGA
- a CDS encoding mycothione reductase, translating into MRHYDLVVLGAGSGNMLLNEELAHLRAAVVEPGRFGGTCLNRGCIPSKMFVVAADAAEDARAAARLGVHATVEHVDWKAIRDRVFHRIDPLHESALNHRRDNGVDVYTEEGRFVAPKVLRVGAERITADTFVVAVGSRPVVPDIPGLDTVAYHTSDTIMRIDEVPASMVVLGGGFIAAEFGHVLGAFGCDITIVQRGPRLLMGEDEQVSARFTDLASRRHRVLLDTAVTSVAGHADGVAVTVSRPDGDQVVRAAALFVCVGRRPNTDRLDAVAGGLDLDGHGHIVTDGAYRTSVPGVWALGDTANHFQLKHMANAEVRLVRHNLLHPEDVRTLPHKVAPHAVFTSPQIASVGLTEQEARRRGIDHLVSVRDYGDAAYGWALEDTTSFVKILADPADRTILGAHIIGPQAATLVQQLIQAMELGLTVDRIARDVLYIHPALTEVVEQALLDL; encoded by the coding sequence GTGCGCCATTACGATCTCGTGGTTCTGGGAGCGGGCAGCGGCAACATGCTGCTGAACGAAGAACTCGCCCATCTCCGCGCCGCTGTCGTCGAACCCGGCCGTTTCGGCGGCACGTGCCTCAACCGGGGCTGCATTCCGAGCAAGATGTTCGTGGTCGCCGCCGACGCCGCCGAGGACGCGCGGGCGGCGGCACGACTCGGTGTCCACGCCACCGTCGAGCACGTCGACTGGAAGGCCATCCGCGACCGGGTGTTCCACCGCATCGATCCGCTGCACGAGAGCGCGCTGAACCACCGCAGGGACAACGGCGTCGACGTGTACACCGAGGAGGGGCGGTTCGTCGCGCCGAAGGTGTTGCGGGTGGGAGCCGAGCGGATCACCGCCGACACGTTCGTCGTCGCGGTCGGGTCACGCCCCGTGGTGCCGGACATCCCCGGCCTCGACACCGTCGCCTACCACACCTCGGACACCATCATGCGGATCGACGAGGTGCCGGCGTCCATGGTCGTCCTCGGGGGCGGGTTCATCGCGGCCGAGTTCGGTCATGTCCTCGGCGCGTTCGGCTGCGACATCACGATCGTGCAGCGGGGGCCGCGCCTGCTGATGGGCGAGGACGAACAGGTGTCGGCGCGCTTCACCGACCTGGCGTCGCGGCGTCATCGCGTGCTCCTCGACACCGCCGTCACCTCCGTCGCAGGGCACGCCGACGGCGTCGCGGTCACCGTGTCCCGTCCGGACGGCGACCAAGTCGTCCGGGCCGCGGCGCTGTTCGTGTGTGTCGGCCGCCGGCCCAACACGGACCGGCTGGACGCCGTCGCGGGCGGTCTGGACCTCGACGGACACGGCCACATCGTGACCGACGGCGCGTACCGCACGTCGGTGCCGGGGGTCTGGGCCCTCGGCGACACGGCGAACCACTTCCAGCTCAAGCACATGGCGAACGCCGAGGTCCGGCTCGTGCGGCACAACCTGCTCCATCCCGAGGACGTGCGCACACTGCCCCACAAGGTCGCGCCGCACGCGGTCTTCACCAGCCCGCAGATCGCGAGTGTCGGGCTGACCGAGCAGGAGGCCCGCCGCCGCGGCATCGACCACCTCGTGAGTGTCCGCGACTACGGGGATGCCGCGTACGGATGGGCGTTGGAGGACACCACCAGTTTCGTGAAGATCCTGGCCGATCCTGCCGACCGGACGATCCTCGGCGCGCACATCATCGGCCCGCAGGCCGCGACACTCGTCCAGCAGTTGATCCAGGCCATGGAGCTGGGGCTGACGGTGGACCGGATCGCCCGGGACGTGCTGTACATCCACCCGGCGCTGACCGAGGTGGTCGAACAGGCCCTGCTGGACCTGTAG